GACCAGGTGGTGTCCGGCATGGCCCTCAACCTCGTGGCGACCGCCGGCGGCACCTACCTGCTGGAGTCCCTCTACGGGCCCAATGGCACGCCCCCCATCCAGCAGCTCTCGCGCTGGCACGTGCCGGGACTGGACGCGGTGCCGCTCTTGCGCGTCTTCTCCGGGCACTCGGCGCTCACCTGGCTCGCCCTGGTGCTGCCCCTCGCCTTCCACGCCCTCTTCTACCGCACCCCCTTCGGCCTGCGGCTGCGCGCCGTGGGCGACAAGCCCCACGCCGTGGCCACGCTCGGCCTGTCCGTGCCCGGCCTGCGCTGGCTCGCCGTGCTCGGCGGCGGGCTGCTCGCGGGCCTCGGCGGGGCCACCCTGTCCACCGCCGTGCTCGACCGCTTCGAGCAGCACACCCCCGCGGGCATGGGCTTCATGGCCCTGGCCGCCATGGTGTTCGGCCGGTGGACCCCCCTGGGCGCCCTGCTCGCCGCGCTCTTCTTCTCCGCCGGCAACGCGCTGCGCATCGGCCTGGCCTCCAGCGCCCCCGGCCTCCTCCAGGTCATCCCCCAGGGCGTCCTCCTCGCCCTGCCCTACTTCCTGACGCTCGCCCTGCTCGGCTTCCAGG
Above is a window of Cystobacter fuscus DNA encoding:
- a CDS encoding ABC transporter permease, which produces MLEVLEALLSSTLEYFPALVFATLGATLCERSGVVNVGIEGMMRAGAFCAAVASISMPTPLGVMMGMLAGAGMAAVHGALCIHWRSDQVVSGMALNLVATAGGTYLLESLYGPNGTPPIQQLSRWHVPGLDAVPLLRVFSGHSALTWLALVLPLAFHALFYRTPFGLRLRAVGDKPHAVATLGLSVPGLRWLAVLGGGLLAGLGGATLSTAVLDRFEQHTPAGMGFMALAAMVFGRWTPLGALLAALFFSAGNALRIGLASSAPGLLQVIPQGVLLALPYFLTLALLGFQGRRTHAPAALGTPYEQESR